In Nasonia vitripennis strain AsymCx chromosome 2, Nvit_psr_1.1, whole genome shotgun sequence, a genomic segment contains:
- the LOC100118934 gene encoding NADPH:adrenodoxin oxidoreductase, mitochondrial produces the protein MLQSKILTKCLGQLSSQSIVPNICIVGAGPAGFYAAQQILKGLNNVKVDILERLPVPYGLVRFGVAPDHPEVKNVINTFDKIAKDARVQFLGNVNVGQDISVAELKEHYHAVLLTYGADDDKVLNIPGENLKNVVSARSFVGWYNGLPNNKNLNINLNTEDVVILGQGNVAIDIARILLSPIDKLKNTDITSHSLEQLSQSKVQRVWLVGRRGPLQAAFTIAELRELLKLDNCKTYWRPKDFEGIKEIVPQLVRPRKRLTELMLKSIDDAQTETKKHNKEFHPIFLRAPVQFVGSDSIEKVKLSVTQLHGEDFLKQTAKSTDEFEEIPCGLTFRSIGYKSRPIDPSVPFDTNSGRVLNSDGKIGNGLYAAGWVATGPVGVILSTMNNAYRVGSIINKEIDFTAPKAGCEEVKRILEHRNVSVISYQGWEKIDKEERQRGDKLGKPREKIVDISEMIDIACS, from the exons ATGCTACAATCTAAAATATTAACAAAGTGCCTTGGACAGTTATCTTCCCAAAGTATTGTTCCAAATATCTGTATTGTCGGTGCTGGTCCTGCTGGATTTTATGCTGctcaacaaattttaaaa GGTCTCAATAATGTCAAAGTAGATATTTTGGAACGATTGCCTGTTCCTTATGGATTAGTAAGATTTGGGGTAGCTCCAGATCATCCAGaagtaaaaaatgttataaatacATTTGACAAAATTGCCAAAGATGCCAGAGTACAATTTTTAGGAAATGTTAATGTGGGACAGGACATCAGTGTGGCAGAACTTAAGGAGCATTATCATGCAGTTTTATTG aCTTATGGTGCAGATGATgataaagtattaaatatcCCTGGtgagaatttaaaaaatgtcgtATCAGCTAGAAGTTTCGTTGGTTGGTATAATGGTCTGCCCAACAATAAAAATCTCAATATCAATTTGAACACAGAAGATGTTGTTATCTTAGGACAAGGAAATGTGGCTATTGATATTGCAAGAATTCTTCTCTCACCTATAGATAAATTAAAG aaCACAGATATAACATCTCATTCTTTAGAACAGTTATCACAAAGCAAAGTTCAAAGAGTTTGGCTGGTTGGTCGCAGAGGTCCTTTACAAGCTGCTTTTACTATAGCAGAGCTCAGAGAATTATTAAAACTTGATAATTGTAAAACATACTGGAGACCTAAAGATTTTGAAGGAATAAAAGAAATTGTGCCCCAACTTGTGAGACCAAGAAAAAGACTGACAGAACTTATGTTAAAATCCATAGATGATGCACAAACAGAAACGAAAAAGCATAATAAAGAATTTCACCCTATATTTTTACGTGCACCAGTGCAATTTGTAGGCTCTGATTCcatagaaaaagtaaaattatcaGTGACTCAATTGCATGGAGAAGATTTCTTAAAACAAACGGCAAAATCAACTgatgaatttgaagaaatcCCATGTGGTTTAACATTCAGAAGCATTGGATATAAATCTAGACCAATTGATCCTAGTGTACCATTTGACACAAACAGTGGTAGAGTATTAAATTCTGATGGAAAAATCGGAAATGGCCTCTATGCTGCCGGATGGGTGGCCACTGGACCTGTTGGTGTAATTCTTTCTACAATGAACAATGCATACAGAGTTGGATCAATAATCAATAAAGAAATTGATTTTACAGCACCGAAAGCAGGTTGCGAAGAGGTGAAAAGAATTTTAGAGCACAGAAATGTTTCTGTAATATCGTACCAGGGATgggaaaaaattgataaagagGAGCGTCAAAGAGGAGACAAACTAGGCAAGCCAAGagaaaaaattgttgatatttctGAAATGATCGATATAGCTTGCAGTTGA